The Vibrio tapetis subsp. tapetis genome segment GTTATCTAGAGTTGCGATAAATTCATTTCGAAGACTTTCCAAGTAGTCGCTTCCAAACTTGAAATATTCAAATGCTACGCTCATACCTACTATCAATGGGGTAGGTATTGTCCCACCACGTATTCCGATTTGTTGTCCGGAACCATGTATTACAGGTTCTATATTGAGATTTCTTGCCTCTCTAAGATATAAAAAACCAATGCCTTTTGGACCACCAAACTTATGTGCTGATGCAGATAGAGCGTCAATATAATCATCGACAACATCAATATCTAGCTTAGCTACTGATTGAGCAGCATCTGTATGAAAAACTATGTCCTTGCTAAAACAAAGCTCACCAATATCTCGAATAGGATTAATAGTACCGAGCTCGTTATTGACATGCATGATGCTAACAAGGATTGTATCTTCTCTTATGGCCTCTTTAATCTGTTGCGCTGTATGGATTCCCATCTGACTCGGTTTCAGATAGGTAACTTCAAACCCTTGCTTTTCTAGAAAAGAAAATATATTTAAGACACAACTATGTTCGATTTGGCTTGTGATTAAGTGCTTTCCACGAGTTGAATTGAGCTCTGCTAGGCCTTTTATAGCTAGATTGTTACCTTCAGTAGCCCCAGAAGTAAAGATAATTTCGCTAGCTTCAGCCCCAATTTTGTCTGCAATAGTTCTTTGACAATTTTGAAGCAACTCTTGTGAATGCTTACCACATGCATGATTAGACGAAGGGTTTGCATATAGTTCCTGCCATGCAGTAGTCATAGCCTGTAGAGCTTCTGGGCAAAGTGGTGTACTGGCAAGATAATCTAGATACATAGTGAATACTTGAGTTGGTGGTTTGAAGGCAACAGTATAATTGATAATGTCGTGCTGCAGGCAGTTTTTGAGTGCTAATGTGGACGTTTTTCAGGTTTTCTGTTTCAGTTAGCTTGTTTATTAAGCAGAATCCATCTCTGGATTCGGAACGATTACACTGATTGGCTTACAGTC includes the following:
- a CDS encoding cysteine desulfurase family protein; this translates as MYLDYLASTPLCPEALQAMTTAWQELYANPSSNHACGKHSQELLQNCQRTIADKIGAEASEIIFTSGATEGNNLAIKGLAELNSTRGKHLITSQIEHSCVLNIFSFLEKQGFEVTYLKPSQMGIHTAQQIKEAIREDTILVSIMHVNNELGTINPIRDIGELCFSKDIVFHTDAAQSVAKLDIDVVDDYIDALSASAHKFGGPKGIGFLYLREARNLNIEPVIHGSGQQIGIRGGTIPTPLIVGMSVAFEYFKFGSDYLESLRNEFIATLDNLKVKYKINGTDTLSNVINLTFECDVDYVKYTSQAGICVSQGSACNSQHVEPSHVLTAMNISAEEAFNTVRISFYDNSILASAAIFN